The proteins below come from a single Triticum aestivum cultivar Chinese Spring chromosome 5D, IWGSC CS RefSeq v2.1, whole genome shotgun sequence genomic window:
- the LOC123119624 gene encoding metal transporter Nramp6 — protein MSAHAVPGAAGDAGAARADDEARALLPASAPGGDHGDAGTSSGGEEEEDLEERAFEASEKVLVSISDDPDADADLEAQLASSSGSPPFSWRKLWLFTGPGFLMSIAFLDPGNLEGDLQAGAAAGDTLLWLLMWATAMGLLVQLLAARLGVATGRHLAELCRDEYPDWARRALWLMAEVAMVGADIQEVIGSAIAIKILSNGYLPLWAGVVITALDCFIFLSLENYGVRKLEAVFAVLIATMAVSFAWMFTDTKPNGKDLLIGILVPKLSSKTIRQAVGVVGCVIMPHNVFLHSALVQSRKIDPKKEYQVREALRYYSIESTVALAISFMINLFVTTVFAKGFYGSKEAGSIGLENAGQYLQEKFGGGFLPILYIWGIGLLAAGQSSTITGTYAGQFIMGGFLNLRLKKWLRALITRSFAIVPTIIVALFFDSSDALDVLNEWLNVLQSIQIPFALIPLITLVSKEQVMGVFRIGRKMQAVTWTVAALLITINGYLLLDFFSSEIRGPLYGSLLCVAVLAYASFILYLILRGTEISNQMIVAIRKRLS, from the exons ATGTCCGCCCACGCCGTCCCCGGCGCCGCGGGAGACGCCGGCGCGGCCCGAGCCGACGATGAGGCGCGCGCCCTCCTCCCCGCCTCGGCGCCCGGGGGCGACCACGGCGACGCCGGCACCAgcagcggcggcgaggaggaggaggacctcgaggagcgcGCGTTCGAGGCGTCCGAGAAGGTCCTCGTCTCCATCTCGGACGACCCAGACGCGGACGCCGACCTGGAGGCGCAGCTCGCCTCGTCCTCGGGGTCGCCGCCCTTCTCGTGGCGGAAGCTCTGGCTCTTCACGGGGCCCGGCTTCCTGATGAGCATCGCGTTCTTGGACCCGGGCAACCTCGAGGGGGACCTCCAGGCCGGTGCCGCGGCCGGGGACACGCTGCTGTGGCTGCTCATGTGGGCCACCGCCATGGGACTCCTCGTGCAGCTCCTGGCCGCGCGCCTCGGGGTCGCCACCGGCCGGCATCTCGCCGAGCTATGCCGCGACGAGTACCCTGACTGGGCACGCCGCGCGCTCTGGCTCATGGCCGAGGTCGCCATGGTCGGCGCTGACATCCAGGAGGTCATTGGCAGCGCGATCGCCATCAAGATCCTTAGCAATGGGTATCTGCCGCTCTGGGCCGGCGTTGTCATCACCGCCTTGGATTG tttcatttttctttctcttgAGAACTATGGTGTGAGGAAACTGGAAGCTGTATTTGCAGTTTTGATTGCAACGATGGCAGTGTCCTTCGCATGGATGTTCACTGATACCAAGCCCAATGGGAAGGACCTGCTAATCG GTATTTTGGTTCCAAAACTGAGCTCTAAGACAATAAGACAAGCAGTTGGGGTTGTTGGCTGTGTTATTATgccacacaatgtgttcctccatTCAGCGCTTGTGCAATCGAGGAAAATAGACCCAAAAAAGGAGTACCAAGTCCGTGAAGCATTGAGATACTACTCAATAGAGTCAACGGTTGCATTGGCTATATCCTTCATGATAAATCTCTTTGTCACAACTGTTTTCGCTAAAGGATTCTATGGTAGTAAAGAAGCCGGCAGTATCGGCCTCGAAAACGCTGGGCAATATCTACAAGAGAAGTTTGGTGGGGGCTTTTTACCTATCCTCTACATTTGGGGGATTGGGCTATTAGCAGCCGGGCAGAGTAGCACAATAACAGGAACTTATGCTGGACAGTTTATAATGGGTGGGTTCCTAAATTTGAGGTTAAAGAAATGGCTCAGGGCGCTGATCACCAGAAGCTTCGCAATTGTGCCGACTATAATTGTGGCTCTGTTCTTCGATTCATCTGATGCACTTGATGTTCTAAATGAGTGGCTCAATGTGCTTCAATCAATTCAGATTCCTTTTGCACTGATTCCTCTGATAACCTTGGTATCCAAGGAGCAAGTCATGGGAGTTTTCAGAATTGGTCGTAAAATGCAA GCTGTAACCTGGACAGTGGCTGCATTATTGATCACAATCAACGGCTATCTCTTGTTGGATTTCTTCTCGTCTGAAATACGAGGTCCATTGTACGGCTCGCTTCTCTGCGTGGCAGTACTTGCCTACGCCTCATTCATATTGTACCTCATTCTGCGGGGCACCGAAATCTCCAACCAGATGATCGTGGCGATACGCAAGAGGTTGTCATGA